The genome window GGCCGGGCCGAGCCGTCGCCGGAGGAGCTCCAGTACGCGCTCGAGACCTCCCAGCTCGTGAACGACCTGCCCCAACTGACCCACGGCATCGAGACCGTGATCGGGGAGCGCGGCCTCACACTCTCGGGCGGCCAGAAGCAGCGCACCGCCCTCGCCCGCGCCCTCCTGAAACGCCCGCCCGTGGTCATCCTTGACGATGCCCTCTCTCACGTGGACACCCATACCGAGGAGGAAATCCTGAAGCGCCTCAAGGGCTTCATGGAGGAGCGCACCACGATCATCATCGCGCACCGCACCTCCACGCTTGCCAGCGCCGACATGATCGTCGCCCTCGAAGACGGTCGCATCGCCGAGGTCGGCACTCACGACGAGCTTCTGCGCCTCAACGGCGTCTACGCCCGCTTCTACCGCCGCCAGCAGCTGGCCGAACAGCTCGCGGAGGACGAGGCCGTCACTCCAGCCGAGGTGGAGCAGGGCGGCCCCGGAGTAGGGGCGCCTTCATGAACCAAAGGCAGGCTCTCCATTCCCGTCCCCTCGACGGCCGTGGTACCAGGGGCCGCGGCCGGCCCCGGCGCCCAGCCAAATCCCGGCCGCCAACCCGGCCAGGGGGTCGCCCATGACGATGAACATCGAGTGGGACGAAGACGAAGTAATCGGGAAGGTCTACGACGCCCGCATCGCCCGCAGGCTCGCCGCCTACCTGCGTCCTTACATCATGCCGATCGCGGTTTCCGTGGTGCTCCTCATCGGGGTCTCCGCGGCTGAGATCGTTGGCCCTCTGATCCTGAAGGAAGCAATCGACGGACAGATCCTGAAGGGCCGCACGGACAGGCTTGGGCTGCTGGTACTACTCTACATCGGCTCGCTGGCCGCCATCTTCGTGATGCGGTACGCCCAGGCCGTCCTCATGGCCTACGTGGGCCAGAGCGTGATGATGGACATGCGCGTCCAGTTGTTCAGCCACCTCCAGCGCATGTCCATAGCCTTCTTCGACCGCAACCCCGTGGGCAGGCTCGTCACCCGCCTCACGAACGACATTGCCACACTGGAGATGGTGATCTCTCAGGGCGTCGTCCAGATCGTGACGAACCTCCTCATGCTCGCCGCGATCGTCGTTGTCCTCCTCGTGCTCGACTGGAAGCTGGCGCTGCTCATGTACCTCCTGTTACCGCCCCTGGTCCAGGCCGTGCGCTACTTCGCCTGGACACAGCGCGACGGCTACCGGGAGCAGCGCGCCTGGCTGGCGCGCATCAACGCCTACCTCAACGAAAACATTACCGGCATGGCCGTGATCCAGCTCTTCAACCGCCAGCACGAGAACCTGCGCCGCTTCGATGTCCGCAACCGCGGCCTCCTCAACGCGAACCTCAGAGTCCTCGCCTGGTACGCCATCTTCGAGCCGACGGTCGTGATCTTCGGCGCCGTCACGACCGCGCTCATACTCTGGTATGGCGGCGGCCGCGTCCTGGAGGAAACGCTGACCCTTGGCACACTCGTCGCCTTCATCCAGTACATGCAGCGCTTCTACTGGCCCATTCGCGACCTCTCCGACCGCTACACGACGCTCCAGTCCGCCATGGCCTCCTCCGAGCGCATCTTCGGCGTCCTCGATGAGCAGGAGGAGGTCGTGGACCCGCCTCACCCCGTGCACCTCCAGGACGTCCAGGGCCGCATAGAGTTCCGCAACGTCTGGTTCGCGTATGACGACGACAACTGGGTCCTGAAGGACGTCAGCTTC of Dehalococcoidia bacterium contains these proteins:
- a CDS encoding ABC transporter ATP-binding protein produces the protein MTMNIEWDEDEVIGKVYDARIARRLAAYLRPYIMPIAVSVVLLIGVSAAEIVGPLILKEAIDGQILKGRTDRLGLLVLLYIGSLAAIFVMRYAQAVLMAYVGQSVMMDMRVQLFSHLQRMSIAFFDRNPVGRLVTRLTNDIATLEMVISQGVVQIVTNLLMLAAIVVVLLVLDWKLALLMYLLLPPLVQAVRYFAWTQRDGYREQRAWLARINAYLNENITGMAVIQLFNRQHENLRRFDVRNRGLLNANLRVLAWYAIFEPTVVIFGAVTTALILWYGGGRVLEETLTLGTLVAFIQYMQRFYWPIRDLSDRYTTLQSAMASSERIFGVLDEQEEVVDPPHPVHLQDVQGRIEFRNVWFAYDDDNWVLKDVSFTLEPGEKVAIVGATGAGKSTMMSLLNRFYDIQRGQILIDGIPIVDVPQRELRRHVGLVLQDAFIFTDSVEENIRMRDPSISLDQVKAAARLVGADSFIMRLPEGYSTVLAERGANLSTGQKQLLALARVAAFDPEIVLVMDEATASIDPETEAFLQRSIRAVTANRTSIIIAHRLNTIRFVDRIIVLSGGRIVETGTHEELLARRGTYFRLYELQYKDQDLVA